A genomic stretch from Prionailurus bengalensis isolate Pbe53 chromosome E2, Fcat_Pben_1.1_paternal_pri, whole genome shotgun sequence includes:
- the VSTM2B gene encoding V-set and transmembrane domain-containing protein 2B — protein MEQRNRLGALGYLPPLLLHALLLFVADATFTEVPKDVTVREGDDIEMPCAFRASGATSYSLEIQWWYLKEPPRELLHELALSVPGARSKVTNKDATKISTVRVQGNDISHRLRLSAVRRQDEGVYECRVSDYSDDDTQEHKAQALLRVLSRFAPPNMQAAEAVSHIQSSGPRRHGPASAANSNNLGATGAAGRATSDPGHGDKSPPPGSPPAAPGPGVPEAAAASAAHAAATTVAAAAAASSASPPLGQAVLLRQRHGSGTGRSSATDPLLSLLLLALHKLLRLLVGH, from the exons ATGGAACAGCGGAACCGGCTCGGCGCCCTCGGATACctgccgccgctgctgctgcaCGCCCTGCTGCTCTTCGTGGCCGACG ctaCATTTACCGAAGTCCCCAAAGATGTGACAGTACGGGAGGGAGACGACATCGAAATGCCCTGCGCGTTCCGGGCTAGCGGAGCCACCTCGTATTCGCTGGAGATTCAGTGGTGGTACCTCAAGGAGCCGCCCCGGGAGCTGCTGCACGAGCTGGCGCTCAGCGTGCCCGGCGCCCGGAGCAAG GTAACAAATAAGGATGCAACTAAAATCAGC ACCGTGCGCGTCCAGGGCAATGACATCTCGCACAGGCTGCGGTTGTCGGCCGTGCGGCGGCAGGACGAAGGCGTGTACGAATGCCGCGTGTCCGACTACAGCGACGACGACACGCAGGAGCACAAGGCCCAGGCGCTGCTGCGCGTGCTCTCGCGCTTCGCGCCGCCCAACATGCAGGCCGCCGAGGCCGTGTCCCACATTCAGAGCAGCGGTCCGCGTCGCCACGGCCCCGCCAGCGCTGCCAACTCCAACAACTTGGGTGCCACCGGCGCCGCAGGCCGAGCCACCTCCGACCCTGGCCACGGCGACAAAAGCCCGCCTCCGGGGAGTCCTCCTGCTGCCCCAGGTCCCGGAGTCCCAGAGGCGGCCGCTGCCTCCGCGGCCCACGCAGCCGCCACCACTGTCGCGGCTGCGGCCGCTGCTTCGTCAGCGTCACCGCCACTGGGCCAGGCGGTCCTTCTGCGCCAGAGGCACGGCTCAG